A region from the Lolium perenne isolate Kyuss_39 chromosome 4, Kyuss_2.0, whole genome shotgun sequence genome encodes:
- the LOC127295750 gene encoding uncharacterized protein isoform X3 yields the protein MTASARGHGLVLRVQQLEAELPLLEKDICQRDYLYVASNRGIDWHANTRVDHGVVTTGDTPRFIMNSIKQCHGPPRLFMLDKYDIGGEGTCLKRYSDPAFFKTDSACARMLQEGIRTERRPIRTMEIRPNLQNAEIFRPPDGANDDSKFKSDLSSEVLDEAPTRRQRLKYRQLNGSLFRSFRPLMQDLYEKASPEEKTFSMDQSETQVSFSDSPDTNAEERDIMVDTSSSIGEGKDSNFTTFHKIRTTSEETPSSCSEDRSAGSSKGYNSETDVYVDALTTMGSELETDSEHKDHGQRTFTSASSGKMWSDAHGAAVSRSSTFNKEEDSPMPCSSDVGSEDEDVADHYDEDVSVNVPHAKPVAGEHERTSSLEELFEQEKPVSCEHERTHSLEELLAGDVLVSEPDIRELATEFNANSIIGDATPDGTVDTTKKAKANNISSITFKKMASKRCVEGMELFASKVGILPRKVSKRHDPFSDSLRNMAKELLELKCDGTQDTDLYDYEANSEVFDVRCREMPHSPVEIKGGSFRQSISSDSHQDDVGSTELQPEESDLDVPPTESPQDSVPDEDVFQQTHVHLTTSPSAQEKEGCAGAALDEDSCIGMLDHAPELIQEQTEDIHAEVLSENASNMSEELKEACICEENVNEEDAKECSESDEYASDDETEEYIGEDMVPSPVSSKQSDDPFQVTPFTPTDADDTIASEDGGDVIVSEGTDNYIPETEHITLLETITETELPQDVPELAISSEVAVPDNVQCYLHPETSFAPDTVLSSREVVGQNEKLQLCSSSSMTAGPDLTINTEQIHELNQEPPSACNTEYFADRMAPDSRHVPLPNISSFDWMLSGAMRQSLNVFPAQTSHGILQENRSSEDTEHAPPLPPLPPMQWRATKLQTGSTSLFAKLGKPPRPPVKHKESDSNSAGVETHEEPGKLKEKSLHNSFTSQKEMAQPEVSDEILTNPFLDRDSQEDHLQEGCQESDVRSFNLFSAPEVKSVTDVASVEGDSLNTLQLPELIVIPEEAWSELAVDIEPIMQQEKARTQELRDGVSDCDGMQTTVLPIEKTKVEHERSDQKKKELPAGDSNTISDSEENKPNVLSCKDDIQTPDLSAQQEDGGHGSSDDKAREFSSALEQELAKLPSDPVPEPPKYPLLQVISHDRSMLRKAPTLVQPSRKLSDEKNTMLEQIKNKSINLKPVVAKRPNVMGGPRTNLQVAAILERANAIRQQAVADDDDEDSWSE from the exons ATGACCGCGTCCGCACGGGGCCACGGGCTCGTTCTCCGGGTGCAGCAGCTGGAGGCAGAGTTGCCACTCCTGGAGAAAGACATCTGCCAGAGAGATTACCTCTACGTTGCTTCTAACAGGG GAATTGATTGGCATGCGAACACGAGGGTGGACCATGGGGTTGTGACGACAGGCGACACGCCTCGCTTCATCATGAATTCCATCAAGCAATGCCATGGGCCTCCAAGATTGTTCATGCTTGACAA GTATGATATCGGCGGCGAGGGAACGTGCTTGAAGAGATACTCAGACCCAGCCTTCTTCAAGACGGATTCCGCATGTGCTAGGATGCTGCAGGAAGGAATTAGAACAGAAAGAAGACCAATTAGAACCATG GAAATCAGGCCTAACCTGCAGAATGCTGAGATTTTCAGACCTCCCGATGGAGCCAATGATGACTCCAA ATTCAAGTCCGATTTATCCAGCGAAGTTTTAGATGAGGCCCCGACAAGGCGGCAACGACTGAAGTACCGACAACTAAACGGGTCTCTGTTCCGAAGCTTCAGACCGCTGATGCAGGATCTTTATGAAAAGGCTTCACCAGAGGAGAAAACCTTCTCCATGGATCAATCAGAGACGCAGGTATCTTTCAGCGACTCGCCTGATACAAACGCTGAAGAGAGAGACATCATGGTGGACACCTCCAGCAGCATTGGAGAAGGAAAGGATAGCAACTTCACTACATTTCACAAGATCAGGACAACTTCCGAAGAAACACCGTCAAGTTGTTCAGAAGACCGGTCAGCAGGAAGCAGCAAGGGGTACAACTCTGAAACTGACGTCTATGTAGATGCACTCACCACAATGGGATCTGAACTGGAGACAGACTCTGAGCACAAGGACCATGGACAACGCACCTTTACATCGGCATCGTCAGGCAAGATGTGGTCTGATGCTCACGGCGCCGCGGTCTCCAGGTCCAGTACCTTCAATAAGGAGGAGGACTCGCCGATGCCTTGCTCTTCAGATGTTGGCTCAGAAGATGAAGATGTGGCTGATCACTATGACGAAGATGTCTCTGTCAACGTACCGCATGCCAAACCTGTTGCTGGTGAACATGAGAGGACTAGCTCGTTGGAGGAATTGTTTGAACAGGAAAAGCCGGTTTCTTGCGAGCACGAGAGGACACATTCCTTGGAGGAATTGCTCGCCGGGGATGTCCTTGTTTCAGAGCCTGACATAAGAGAATTAGCTACCGAGTTCAATGCTAATAGTATAATCGGTGATGCTACACCCGATGGTACGGTTGACACTACTAAAAAGGCCAAGGCGAATAACATTTCATCTATTACCTTCAAGAAAATGGCGAGCAAGAGGTGCGTCGAAGGCATGGAGCTGTTTGCTTCAAAAGTTGGCATTTTGCCCAGGAAAGTCTCCAAGAGGCATGATCCCTTCTCTGATTCCCTCCGGAACATGGCGAAGGAGCTACTTGAGCTGAAGTGTGATGGCACTCAAGATACCGACTTGTATGACTACGAAGCAAATAGTGAGGTATTCGACGTTAGGTGTCGAGAAATGCCTCACTCTCCTGTTGAAATTAAGGGTGGGAGTTTCAGGCAAAGCATTTCTTCTGATTCACATCAAGATGATGTTGGTTCAACAGAATTGCAGCCAGAAGAGTCTGACCTTGATGTTCCACCTACAGAGAGTCCCCAAGATTCAGTACCTGATGAAGATGTGTTTCAGCAAACCCATGTCCACTTGACCACATCACCGAGTGCCCAGGAAAAAGAAGGATGTGCAGGTGCTGCTCTTGATGAGGATTCATGCATTGGTATGCTAGATCATGCACCAGAGCTTATTCAAGAGCAGACTGAGGATATACATGCCGAAGTTCTATCTGAAAATGCATCTAATATGAGTGAAGAGTTGAAAGAAGCCTGCATTTGTGAAGAGAATGTGAATGAGGAAGACGCCAAGGAATGCAGTGAATCCGATGAATATGCATCAGATGATGAAACAGAAGAGTATATAGGAGAAGATATGGTCCCCTCGCCGGTTTCATCCAAGCAGTCTGATGATCCTTTCCAAGTAACTCCATTTACCCCCACAGACGCAGATGATACCATAGCAAGTGAAGACGGAGGCGATGTGATAGTAAGTGAAGGCACAGACAACTACATCCCTGAAACAGAGCATATCACATTGCTGGAAACGATCACGGAAACTGAACTACCTCAAGATGTACCTGAGTTAGCAATCAGCAGTGAGGTTGCCGTGCCAGATAATGTACAGTGTTATCTACACCCAGAAACTAGTTTTGCACCGGACACTGTTCTCAGCAGCCGTGAAGTTGTAGGACAAAATGAGAAACTACAGTTATGCAGCTCATCCTCGATGACTGCGGGTCCAGACCTGACTATTAACACAGAGCAAATACATGAATTAAATCAGGAACCACCGAGTGCATGCAATACTGAATATTTTGCAGATCGAATGGCTCCTGACTCGAGACATGTGCCGCTACCGAACATTTCAAGTTTTGATTGGATGCTTAGTGGTGCAATGCGGCAGTCATTAAATGTATTTCCTGCTCAAACATCTCACGGAATTCTACAAGAAAATCGTTCTTCTGAAGATACTGAACATGCACCTCCACTTCCACCTCTTCCGCCAATGCAGTGGCGAGCGACCAAGCTTCAGACAGGATCCACATCTTTATTTGCAAAACTTGGGAAACCACCGAGGCCTCCAGTGAAGCACAAGGAAAGTGATAGTAACTCTGCAGGTGTTGAAACACATGAAGAGCCTGGAAAGCTCAAGGAAAAAAGCCTGCATAACAGCTTTACTTCGCAGAAGGAAATGGCCCAGCCAGAAGTTTCTGATGAGATTCTGACAAACCCGTTTCTTGACAGGGATTCTCAAGAAGATCATCTCCAAGAAGGATGCCAGGAGTCTGATGTGCGCTCTTTTAATCTATTTTCTGCTCCAGAAGTCAAGAGCGTGACAGATGTTGCTTCAGTTGAAGGCGACAGTCTGAACACTTTGCAGCTACCTGAGCTTATAGTAATTCCAGAGGAGGCTTGGTCTGAACTTGCTGTTGATATAGAACCAATAATGCAACAAGAGAAAGCGCGGACCCAAGAGCTTAGAGATGGAGTTTCTGATTGCGATGGCATGCAAACTACTGTTTTGCCAATAGAAAAGACCAAGGTGGAGCATGAAAGATCTGATCAAAAGAAGAAGGAACTACCAGCTGGAGATAGCAACACAATTTCTGATTCAGAAGAAAACAAACCAAATGTGCTTTCTTGTAAGGATGATATTCAGACCCCTGACTTGTCGGCACAGCAGGAAGATGGAGGACATGGTAGTTCAGATGATAAGGCCAGGGAGTTCTCTTCAGCATTAGAAcaagaactagcaaagttaccttCTGACCCAGTGCCAGAACCACCTAAGTATCCTCTGCTTCAAGTTATTTCTCATGATAGAAGCATG CTAAGAAAGGCTCCAACTTTGGTCCAGCCTTCAAGAAAGCTTTCAGATGAGAAGAACACGATGTTGGAACAGATAAAGAACAAG TCCATCAACTTGAAGCCCGTTGTAGCAAAGAGACCAAATGTGATGGGCGGTCCGAGAACAAACTTACAAGTGGCTGCGATTCTGGAGAGGGCCAATGCGATTCGCCAG CAGGCTGTTGctgatgacgatgacgaggatAGCTGGAGCGAATAG